The stretch of DNA GGGCAACGCGTACAAATTCACCGCCAGCGGCAGCGTCACCATCCGCGTGCGCATCAGCAGCGGCTCGCCGTGGACGCCGGAGGCCCGCGCGGGCGGGGACGCGCGGCACGCCGTCGTCTGGGAGGTGGAGGATACGGGGATCGGCATCGCGGAAGCCGACATGGAAGCGATCTTCGATCCGTTCCGGCAGGTGGATGGATCGGCGACGCGGCGGTACGGCGGCACGGGAATGGGGCTGTCCCTCTCCCGCCAGCTCGCGCGCCGTCTGGGCGGCGATATCAGCGTGCGCTCCAAGCCCGGCGTGGGGTCCACCTTCGTCCTGGCGCTCCCCGCCGGCTTCGCCCCCGTCCTCATGTCCTGATCGCTCTCCGGCGTTCTGTTGTGTCGATGGATGACTAGCGGCCTCGAGCGTGAACACGGGAGCCGGCAGCCGCCGTGTGGACGTGTGGACGTGTGGACGTGTGGACGTGTGGACGTGTGGACGTGTGGACGTGTGGACGGTGACGCGGAATGCGTAACGGCGACGCGCGGCCCTTGGCACGAAGCCTATGGTTTCCGCCACCGCGGGCGCGGGGCGCGTGGCAGGCGGGACGTTGCGCAGACGCATTCCATAGCCGGCGCAGATGGCGCGACAGGCGCGGCAGACGGGACCCGGCGGCGGCAGACACGGCCACGGTTCGGAGGTACGCAACCCGTTGCCGCAACGCCCGTTGGCGTCATCCTGAGGAGGCGCCGGCCGAAGCGGCGGCCGAGACGAACCCTGGCGCCGACGAAGGATCTATTTTCCGCGCGAGAACGGCGTGAGAAACGTGACGATGCGGCGCCCGGACGCCTTCCTGGACGCGCCCGGCGCTCCGAGATCGAATTTGGCAGACGTTCTGCCCATTGCCGAATGGCGCTCACTTCGCCAGCATGCCTGCTCATCTTCCGCCTTTGCGATCGTGATCCGGTGACCGGCTTTGCCACGGTAGTCTTCGACTGCGATTGCACCCTCGTCGGCATCGAGGGCATCGACGAACTCGCCGGACCGTACCGCGAGCAGGTGGCAGCGCTCACGGATGCCGCCATGCGCGGCGAAGTGCCGCTGGAAGAGGTGTACGGCCGCCGTCTGGCGCTCATCCGCCCGACGCGCGCGCAGGTGGACGAGATCGGCAGGCAGTACGTGCGAACGCTCGTGCCCGATGCGCGCGAGGTAGTCGCGGCGCTCCTGTGGCTGAAGAAGGATGTCCGCATCCTTTCCGGCGGTGTGCGCCCGGCAGTGGACGCGGTCGCGGCGGAGCTTGCGATCGCGGACGATCACGTGGCGGCCGTCGGGCTGCGGTTCAGCACGGCGGGCGAGTACGAGGGGTTTGAGGATGACTCGCCGCTCGCGGCCAGCGGCGGCAAGGCACGCGTGCTGGCGGGGTGGGATCTTCCCCGCCCCGCGCTCCTGGTGGGAGACGGCGCCACCGACCGCGAGGCGCGCCCGGCCGTCGATGCATTCGCCGCGTACATGGGCGTGGAGTTCCGCCCCGCCGTGGCCGCCGGCGCCGACCACGTGCTGCGCGACCCGAGCCTCGCGCCCGTGCTCGCGCTCGCGTGCACCGCAGGGGACCGCGAGCGCCTGTCCGGCTCCCCGTGGGCGCACCTCCTCGCCCGCGGCTACGAGCTTCTGCGCGCCGGCTGATCGCGACGGCTGATTTGGATGTGGGTGGATGTCAGCGGCGCGCGAACCCCGTTGAGCGAATGAATCCGCCGCTCAAACAGCGGGAACCCCCGACACGACGCCCACAGGCGCCGTTCGGGGCTTCAACTGCGTAGGCGACGCGAACAGAGATGGAGTCCCAGTCCGCGCAGGCGGATTTCGTGTGTTTCGTGGCGCGGTTTCAACCGCCGATGATCTGGCGGACGCGCGCCGAACCTGCTTCCGCGCCGAACGGCTCCCCCTCTCCCGCTTGCGGGAGAGGGGGTTGGGGGGTGAGGGGTGCCTCAGCATGCACCGGGTTCCATCGAACCTCCCGAACCTTGTTTCAGGGGGAGCAGAACCCAGGCGAGGACCTTCTCCGAATCCGCCTCGAGTAATCGAGACGCACCAATCAGCATCAACCCGTACCCGCGTCCACTGTGACCGAGAACGTGCATCTTCCCGCGCCGGCGGAGTTCGGGCGGTTCTTTCTTCCGGGGCCCACCGAAGTGCACCCCGACGTGCTCGCCGCCATGACGCGCCCCGTAATCGGCCATCGCGGGAGCGAAATGTCTGCCCTGCTTGGCGCCTGCGACCCCGTGCTGCGCGCCATCTTCCGCACCAGCCGTCCGGTGTACGTCGCATCCTCTTCCGCCACCGGGCTGATGGAAGGTGCCATCCGCAACGGCGTGCGCACCCGCGCGCTCTCCCTCGTGAACGGCGCGTTCAGCGCGCGCTTCCGCGATCTGGTGGACGACTGCGGCCGCGACGTGGAGATGTACGACGTGGAGTTCGGCCGCGCGCACGATCCGGAGGAGGTCTACACGCGCCTCCGTGACGGAAAGTGTGACGCGGTGACCGTCGTCCACTCGGAAACATCCACCGGCGTCCTCAATCCCCTTTCCGACATCGCCGAAGCCGTCCGCCGGGCGGAAGCGGAGACCGGCGAAGAGATCCTGCTGCTCGTCGATGGCGTGACGAGTGTGGGCGGAATGCTGGTGGAGGCGGAGGCGTGGGGGCTCGACTTCCTGCTGACGGGCTCGCAGAAGGCCGTCGCGCTCCCGCCGGGGCTGGCGTTCGGCACGGCGTCGGAACGGATGATGGCCAGGGCGGCGACGCTGCGCGGGCGCGGGCAGTACTTCGACCTGATCGAGTTCGACGCGTACGCCAAAAAGCACCAGACGCCGACGACACCGGCTGTTTCGCTCATCTACGCCCTCGCGGAGCAATGTGCCCGTATTGGCGCCGAAGGTGTGGAAGCGCGCGCGCGGCGGCACTGGGACATGGCGGAGCGCACGTGGCAATGGGTGCAGGAGCGCGGCCCGCGCTGGGGGCTCTCCCTCTTCGCGGCGGAGGGCTACCGCTCGCCCACGGTCACCACGATCGCGGTCGACGGAGCCATGCCGGCCACGCGCATCTCCGGGGAAATGACGGCCCGCGGCTGGACGCTGGGCACGGGCTACGGCACGCTCAAGGACACCACATTCCGAATCGGCCACATGGGAGACCACACGGTGGATGAACTGAACCTGCTCCTCGCCGCCCTGGAAGAGGTGCTGGGATGACGGAACGCCGCTATCGCGTGCTGGTCACCGACGAGGTCGACCCCGAGGGCGTCGCCATCCTGCGCGCGCACCCGGACATCGAGGTGGTGGAAAAGCCCACCCGCCCGCTGACCGAAGTGCTGGAGGAAATCGGCACGTACGACGCCTTCATCGGCCGCAGCGCGACCAGGGTGACGCGCGAGTTCCTGCAGGCGGGCGAGCGGCTGCGCATCATCGGGCGGGCCGGGGTTGGGGTGGACAACGTGGACCTGCCCACGGCGACGGAGCTGGGCATCGCCGTCATCAATGCGCCGGGCGGCAACACGGTTTCCGTCGCGGAGCTGGCGTTCGGCGTGCTGATCGGCCTTGCGCGCCACGTACCCGTCGCGGCGGAAAGCATGCGGGCCGGGCGCTGGGACCGCAGCAAACTTGGCGGCATCGAACTGCGCGGAAAGACGATGGCCATCATCGGCGTCGGCCGCATCGGCGGGGAGATGGCGCGGCGTGCGCGGGCGTTCGGCATGCAGGTCATCGGCTACGATCCGTACATCGCCGCGCCCCGCTTCGAGGAGCTGGCCATCGAGCGCGTGGAACGGCTGAACGAGGCGCTGGAGCGCGCCGACGTGCTGACCGTGCACGTTCCGCTCAACAACGAGACGCGGGGGATGATCGGCGCGCCGGAGCTGTCGCGAATGGGACGGCAGGCGTTCGTCCTCAACCTCGCGCGCGGCGGGGTGGTGGCGGAAGACGCGCTGGCGGACGCGCTGACCTCCGGCCGCATCGCCGGCGCCGCGGTGGACGCGTTCGATCACGAGCCGCTGCCGGTGGATTCGCCGCTGCGCGCCATCCCCAACCTGATTTTGACGCCGCACCTGGGCGCCTCCACGACGGATGCGCAGCGCAACGTGGCGGTGGAGGCGTGCGAGGCCGTGCGCGACGCGCTGGTCACCGGTGACCTGAGCGCCGCGATGAACTCGTCCGGCGTGGGCGGCGCGGCCACGCGCGAACTGCGCCCGCTCCTCCTCCTGGCCGACCGGCTCGGCAGGCTGGGGCGCGCGCTGGTTCCCGGCGCGCTCAGCTCGCTGGAGGTGCGCTACACCGGCCCGCGCGAGAACGCGCCGCGGCCGCTGCTGCTTTCCGCGCTGCAGGGGGCGCTTCGCGACGTGGTGGAGCGCCGCGCCATCAACCTGGTGAACGCGCAGCACGTAGCGGCGGAGCGCGGGATCGAGACGGCGTGGGCGTACGTGGAGCCGCGCGGCGAGCAGGGCGAGGAAATCGAGCTGCGGCTGGAGGGCGGCGAGCGCAGCATCCGCGTGGGCGGCGCGCTGCTGGGCGAGACGCACGGGCGCATCATCCGCATCGGCGGGTTCCGCGTGGACGTGGCGCCGCGCGGCGTGATGATGGTCATCCGCAACCGCGACGTTCCCGGCGTGATCGGGCGCGTGGGCACGCTGCTGGGCGAGGCGGGCGTCAACATCGCCGAGTACCACCAGGCGCGCCTGCAGATCGGCGGCGAAGCGCTGGCCGCTGTCTCCGTCGACAGCCGCGTCCCGGCGAACGTGGTCGACGCGCTCTGCACGCTTTCCGAAATTCTGGAAGTGCGCCAAGTGGAGATGGAATAACGGCAGTGCGTGAGTGCGGCGTGCGGGGTGCGTGAGTGCGGTTGATGGGGAGCGGCGGGAGAGCTCGTTGTGGGCGGCGGTGTTCTCGGGCGGCCCCCACCCGGGCTCGTACTACTCGCCCACCCTCCCCCAAAAAAGACTGGGGGAGGGTTGGGGCGGGCGGAAAGTTCGGCGCGGGCGGCGGGGTTCGTCGGGTGAGCGGATTCTCTGGAGCGAATGAATCCGCCGCTCAAACAGCGGAAACCCCCGACACCGCGCTATTCGCGCCCGGTTCGGGGCTTCAACTGCACCGGGACGCGCGACCAACCCGCGCCGCAGTCCGCGAAGGCGGACTTCGTGTCTTTCGAGGCGCGGTTTCAACCGCCGGGCGAAACCCAGGCGATGGGTGCCGACGCCCGCCTCCGCGCCGAACGGCTCCCCCTCTCCCGCGGAGCGGGTGGAGGGGGTTGGGGGGAGGGGGCCCCGTCTGCGCATCGGCACCATCCAGATCGGGGTGAGTTGCAGTTCTCCCCTCTCCGTGCGGCAGTTTGCACGGGGAGGGGCCGGGGGAGGGGCCCCAAAGCCGGGAACGCACACCGCACATCGCCGCCAGCACCCACCTGCCTTCGGGGATTGGGCGGAAGCCTGGGATGAGGAACCCCGGCGCACTCCTTGCCTGTCGTTTACGGCGCAGTCAGCATCCACATCCACGCGAAATCGCAATGGGCATCCGGCACTGGCTCCGGCAACGGACGGCGGACGAAGGCGAAGACTCTCCGCCGCACACCTCCATTTTCCACTCCATCTTCGGCCGGGAAACGCCCACGCCGCGCGCGCTGGGCGAATTCGACCAGAAGACGTACCCGGGCGAACTTCAGGAACTGCTCGGCCGGCGCACGGAAGTGGCCGAGGACCTGATCGAGATGGAGCTGCTCACGCGGGACGCGCGCATCGCCGCGATCCCGCAGCTGCGCGAGCTGCTGCGCCGCTACCCGCATCCGCTCGTGTACGAGACGCTGATTCACGCGTACGTGGACGCCGGCCGCTGGGACGAGGCGCGCGGCGCCGCCTTTGCCGCCCGCGAGCGCCGCAACGAGGTCAGCCGCTCCGCCTACTCCGAGATCCGCGCCGAAGTGGACCGGCTGAACGAGTGGACGCCCGAAGACGTGGAAGCGCTGCGGGTGGAACGGGAATCCCACGTGGCTCCCAAGCTCTGACCCGCATCGGCCCCGATTGAAAAGCCCCGCCCGGAGTTCCGGGCGGGGCTTTTTGTCCATCGGTTCCCGCCAGCCGCGGGGTTTTCCACGATCTCCGCCGCCAGCGGGACGGACGGGAGGGCGCTTCGGGTGCGCCCGGTACGCTCCTTGAACTTCAGCGCGAAATGGCAGTTCAGCCCGCGCCGCGGGCTGATGCCGTCCGCCTGTCCGGGAGCGCTCCATGTCCGACCTCCAGTCCCTGCCCCTCGGCTACGGCCCCGCCGACGACCTGGTCATGCGCGACCTGGCGCACGCCGCCGACGCCTACCGGGCCGCCCGCGCGGAATGGAGCGCCCGCGCCGAACGCGCCGAGTCGGAAGCCGCCACGCAGCGCGCCATCGCCGAACGGCAGCGGCGCCGCGCGGAATGCCTGGAGCAGTCGCTCAGGGAAATTCACGGCGCGCTCTTCGGCGGAGACGTGTACCGGCTGATCCTGCAGGCGTGCCTCACCATCACCGACGCGGAGCGGGGCGCGTACATCACCGCGGGCGCCGCCGGCGAGCCGCTGCGCGTGCGCGCGTCGCTGGGGATGCAGCAGGACGGCCTTCAGCCCTCCCCCTTCCTGGAAGCGCTCGCCCGCCGCGTGCTGGACGGCGGCGAAACGCTGGTCTGCAACGCGGAGGGGGGCGTGGCCGGCCTGCCGGAGCCGGGGCCGGGAGAAGACTTCCGCGGCTTCGTTGCCGCGCCGGTGCTGCTGATGGCGGATCTGAGCGGAGTGGTGATCGCGGCGGACCGCCGCTCGGGGGAGTTCGACAAGGAGGACGTGGATTCGCTGATCTCCGTGGGCAGCCAGGCCGAGGTCGCCGTGCGCAACCGGCGGCTGGAGCGGGAGCTTCAGCACGCGTACCTGTCCACCGTGAGCATGCTGGCGGACGCGGTGGAGGCCAAGGACCCCTCCACGCACGGGCACTGCGAGATGGCGTCGCGGTATGCGCGGATGGTGGCGGAACGGATGGGGATGAGCCCGTACGACCTGGCGATCGTCTGCTATTCGGCCCTGCTGCACGACGTGGGCAAGATCGGCGTGAGCGACGGCGTGCTCAACAAGCCCGGCCCGCTGCTGCCGGAAGAGGTGCAGCTGGTGCGCGCGCACGTGCGCGTGGGGCACGATCTGCTGCGCGGCGTTCCCGCCCTGGGCACCGTGGCCGACGTGGTGCTGCACCATCACGAGTGGTACGACGGAACCGGCTACCCCGACGGGCTGCACGGCGAGCAGATCCACCTGGCCGCGCGCATCGTGTCGGCGGTGGACGCGTACTGCGCCATGGTGGCGCGCCGCAGCTACAAGGAGGCGTATACGGAAGATGTGGCCCGCGCCGAACTGAGGCGGTGCGCGGGGACGCAGTTTGATCCCGCGGTGGTAGAGGTGCTGCTGCAGGTGCTGGACGATCCCCGCGCCACCGACTCGGACGACGACTACGACGCCGAGTGCGGCCTGCTGCCGGAGTTCGTTCTGCTGACCGGCGGGGCGCCGGCGCTGGGCTAGGCCGCCAGCGTCCGGCGCCGTGCCTTGATGTCGCACAGACGGCGGTCCGCCTCGCGGATCAGCGCTTCGGGGTCCGCCGTTTCCGGGGTGAACACCGCCACCCCGGCCGTGATCCCCACCTGCCCGTCCAGCCGGCGGCGCACCCGCTCCGCCAGCAGCTGCGCGCCGTCTGCGGTGCCGCCGGGCAGGATGGCCAGAAACTCGTCGCCGCCGCAGCGCACCACGATGTCGGCCGCGCGCGCCTCGGAGCGCAGCGCCTGGGCCACGGCGCAGAGCAGTTCGTCGCCCGCGTGATGGCCGCGCGCGTCGTTGATCTGCTTGAAGCCGTCCAGGTCCAGCGCCAGCACCGCCAGCGACTCGCCCCGCCCCGCCGCGGCCCACGCCTGCGCCAGCATCAGCTCCATGTGCCGTCGGTTGCCCAGCCCGGTGAGCGGATCGGTAAGCGACAGCGTGCGCACTTCCTCCAGCAGCCGGATGCGGCGCAGCGACATCTCTGCCTGCAGCGCCAGCGCGCGCAGCACGTCCCAGTCTTCCGGCTCAAAGATGCGCTCGTCGCGGCGCTCGGCCAGCACCAGCACGGCGCTTTCTCCGACCGGCACGTGCGCCACCATCACCGTGTGCGGATCGCCAAACAGCCCGGCCGCGGTGGGGCAGGTGCCGCCGGGACGCGCGTCTTCCGCCATCAGCAGCCCGGGCTGGGCAAAGCGGTCGTCCCAGGCGATGCACAGGCGGGTGCGGCAGGCGCATGGCTCCACGGGCATGGGCGCGCGCAGCAGCCCGCGCTCCGTCTCGCGCGCCAGCGCCACCGAGGTGTACGCGCCCACGATGCGCAGCGCGTGCGTGGCCAGCGACCGCAGCACGTCGGGCTCCGTGTCCGCCGCGTTCAGCTCCTCGAAGTAGCCAATCAGCTGGTCGGGCAGGCGCTGGCGCTTTTCCGTGCGGTTGCGCTCGCGCAGAAAGACGGCGGCGCCCACCGCGGCGCGGTCCATCAGGTCCGGGATCTCGCGCGACTGCGGAACCCGGCCGGCCACGGCGCCCGTCACCAGCACGCCCTCGCCATCCGGCCCATCCAGCAGCAGAACCAGGTTTTCGCCCCGTTCCACCGACTCGGGAAGCCCGTCGCGCACCTCCAGCGCGTCGGGAAGGGTGTCCCGGCGCGACGTGGGGCGGCGTGGCGACACATCTCCACCCGTGATCCACCCCGTCGGCTGCGCCAGCACCAGGCGCAACCGGCGGTCTTCTGATCGCCGTACCTGCATGGAGAACCTCCAAAAGAAGCACCCGGACCGGCACCGCGCTCACAATCCCGCGCGGTCGTCCGCAGCCATAAATCGTTATTCTGTATCGGGATAGCGAATCTACATGTGTTTCCTTTTAGCGTCAATCGCGTCCTCACTACAGGACACTTTCCGCCACCCGTGATTTCGGCTTCACCGCCTCGGCCCGTTCGGATGATCACCATCTTGGCCGATGGCGCCTATCGATCGTCCTCCCCTACCTCATCCGCCGCCAGGAGAGTGCGCAGGGAACGCTCGCGGTGGTCCAGAAAGTCGCGCGTGACGCGGTACGCATCCGTCTCCTCGTACTCCGTCTCGTCGATCCCGTCTTCGTCAAAGCGGTAGATGCGGGCGCCGGGATAGGCCAGCAGAATGGGCGAGTGCGTGGCGATGATGACCTGCGATCCTGATCGCGCCAGCCGGTGCATCACCGAAAGCAGCGCCATCTGCCGCAGCGGAGAGAGCGCCGTTTCCGGTTCGTCCAGCAGGTACACGCCGCCGCCGCCCAGCCGGTTGCTGAGCAGGGCCAGCATGGCCTCGCCGTGCGACTGCTGGTGCAGCGAGCGGCCGCCGCCATAGCGGTTGGAGAGCGGCCGGTAGCCGGTCATCGTGACTCCGCTCCACCGCTTCGCCTCTCGCGCGATCTCCTCCATCTCCTCGTCCTGCCGGTCCACCTCCGTCGCCAGATTGAAGAGCCCCTCGGTGCGCACGAAGAAGCCGTCGTCCGCGGAGCCGTCCAGCGTCAGCAGTTCCAGGTGTTCGTGCAGGGATGACGACGAGCGCGCGACCGTTTCGAACCGCAGGTCCGTCGACCCGCCCTCGGGGTTGAAGCCCAGCAGGATGGCGATGGCCTCCAGCACCGTGCTCTTTCCCGTCCCGTTCTCGCCGGCAAAGAAGGTGATGCCTCGCTCCAGGCGCAGCCGCTCCACCTGCTGCACCGCGGCGAGGCTGAACGGATACACGGCGGATCGCGGAACG from Longimicrobium terrae encodes:
- a CDS encoding haloacid dehalogenase — its product is MTGFATVVFDCDCTLVGIEGIDELAGPYREQVAALTDAAMRGEVPLEEVYGRRLALIRPTRAQVDEIGRQYVRTLVPDAREVVAALLWLKKDVRILSGGVRPAVDAVAAELAIADDHVAAVGLRFSTAGEYEGFEDDSPLAASGGKARVLAGWDLPRPALLVGDGATDREARPAVDAFAAYMGVEFRPAVAAGADHVLRDPSLAPVLALACTAGDRERLSGSPWAHLLARGYELLRAG
- a CDS encoding aminotransferase class V-fold PLP-dependent enzyme, which produces MTENVHLPAPAEFGRFFLPGPTEVHPDVLAAMTRPVIGHRGSEMSALLGACDPVLRAIFRTSRPVYVASSSATGLMEGAIRNGVRTRALSLVNGAFSARFRDLVDDCGRDVEMYDVEFGRAHDPEEVYTRLRDGKCDAVTVVHSETSTGVLNPLSDIAEAVRRAEAETGEEILLLVDGVTSVGGMLVEAEAWGLDFLLTGSQKAVALPPGLAFGTASERMMARAATLRGRGQYFDLIEFDAYAKKHQTPTTPAVSLIYALAEQCARIGAEGVEARARRHWDMAERTWQWVQERGPRWGLSLFAAEGYRSPTVTTIAVDGAMPATRISGEMTARGWTLGTGYGTLKDTTFRIGHMGDHTVDELNLLLAALEEVLG
- the serA gene encoding phosphoglycerate dehydrogenase yields the protein MTERRYRVLVTDEVDPEGVAILRAHPDIEVVEKPTRPLTEVLEEIGTYDAFIGRSATRVTREFLQAGERLRIIGRAGVGVDNVDLPTATELGIAVINAPGGNTVSVAELAFGVLIGLARHVPVAAESMRAGRWDRSKLGGIELRGKTMAIIGVGRIGGEMARRARAFGMQVIGYDPYIAAPRFEELAIERVERLNEALERADVLTVHVPLNNETRGMIGAPELSRMGRQAFVLNLARGGVVAEDALADALTSGRIAGAAVDAFDHEPLPVDSPLRAIPNLILTPHLGASTTDAQRNVAVEACEAVRDALVTGDLSAAMNSSGVGGAATRELRPLLLLADRLGRLGRALVPGALSSLEVRYTGPRENAPRPLLLSALQGALRDVVERRAINLVNAQHVAAERGIETAWAYVEPRGEQGEEIELRLEGGERSIRVGGALLGETHGRIIRIGGFRVDVAPRGVMMVIRNRDVPGVIGRVGTLLGEAGVNIAEYHQARLQIGGEALAAVSVDSRVPANVVDALCTLSEILEVRQVEME
- a CDS encoding HD domain-containing phosphohydrolase, with protein sequence MSDLQSLPLGYGPADDLVMRDLAHAADAYRAARAEWSARAERAESEAATQRAIAERQRRRAECLEQSLREIHGALFGGDVYRLILQACLTITDAERGAYITAGAAGEPLRVRASLGMQQDGLQPSPFLEALARRVLDGGETLVCNAEGGVAGLPEPGPGEDFRGFVAAPVLLMADLSGVVIAADRRSGEFDKEDVDSLISVGSQAEVAVRNRRLERELQHAYLSTVSMLADAVEAKDPSTHGHCEMASRYARMVAERMGMSPYDLAIVCYSALLHDVGKIGVSDGVLNKPGPLLPEEVQLVRAHVRVGHDLLRGVPALGTVADVVLHHHEWYDGTGYPDGLHGEQIHLAARIVSAVDAYCAMVARRSYKEAYTEDVARAELRRCAGTQFDPAVVEVLLQVLDDPRATDSDDDYDAECGLLPEFVLLTGGAPALG
- a CDS encoding diguanylate cyclase, whose translation is MQVRRSEDRRLRLVLAQPTGWITGGDVSPRRPTSRRDTLPDALEVRDGLPESVERGENLVLLLDGPDGEGVLVTGAVAGRVPQSREIPDLMDRAAVGAAVFLRERNRTEKRQRLPDQLIGYFEELNAADTEPDVLRSLATHALRIVGAYTSVALARETERGLLRAPMPVEPCACRTRLCIAWDDRFAQPGLLMAEDARPGGTCPTAAGLFGDPHTVMVAHVPVGESAVLVLAERRDERIFEPEDWDVLRALALQAEMSLRRIRLLEEVRTLSLTDPLTGLGNRRHMELMLAQAWAAAGRGESLAVLALDLDGFKQINDARGHHAGDELLCAVAQALRSEARAADIVVRCGGDEFLAILPGGTADGAQLLAERVRRRLDGQVGITAGVAVFTPETADPEALIREADRRLCDIKARRRTLAA
- a CDS encoding AAA family ATPase; this encodes MKTSIPFVRGVRLRRDSVPRSAVYPFSLAAVQQVERLRLERGITFFAGENGTGKSTVLEAIAILLGFNPEGGSTDLRFETVARSSSSLHEHLELLTLDGSADDGFFVRTEGLFNLATEVDRQDEEMEEIAREAKRWSGVTMTGYRPLSNRYGGGRSLHQQSHGEAMLALLSNRLGGGGVYLLDEPETALSPLRQMALLSVMHRLARSGSQVIIATHSPILLAYPGARIYRFDEDGIDETEYEETDAYRVTRDFLDHRERSLRTLLAADEVGEDDR